TTGTAATGAGGATGGAGATTGGTTGTTATCATTAGGAAATGATAAGGTTTTAGAAAACCTTAAAAATAAAAATGTGAATACAATTGCTAGATTAATTTCTTTAGCAGAAAATAACCACGAAGATTTTAATAAAATTTTTAATCACAACAGTGATAGTTCTTCCCCTTTGGGGAAGTTAGATGGGGCTCCTGTTCTCGGAATTACTGGAACTGGTGGTTCTGGAAAATCTTCTTTAGTTGATGAATTAGTAAGACGTTTTTTAATTGATTTTCCTGAAAAAACTGTTGGTTTAATTTCTGTTGATCCTTCAAAAAGAAAAACGGGTGGGGCTCTTTTAGGAGATAGAATTAGAATGAATGCTATTAATAACGAACGAGTTTATATGCGTTCTTTAGCAACGCGTCAATCTAATTTAGCTTTATCTAAATACGTAAATGAGGCTGTTCAAGTTTTAAAAGCAGCTGAATTCGATTTAATTATTTTAGAAACTTCTGGTATTGGACAATCTGATACAGAAATCATAGAACATTCTGATACTTCTTTATATGTAATGACACCTGAATTTGGTGCAGCAACTCAATTAGAAAAAATTGACATGCTGGATTTTGCTGATTTGGTTGCCATTAATAAGTTTGATAAAAGAGGTGCTTTAGATGCTGTAAGAGATGTAAAAAAGCAATATATGCGTAACAATAATTTGTGGGATGTTCATATGGATGACATGCCTGTTTTTGGTACAATTGCTTCTCAATTTAATGATCCAGGAATGAATACTTTGTACAAAAGTATTATGGATAAATTGGTTGAAAAAACAAACGCAGATTTAAAATCTACCATGGAAATCACCAAAGAAATGTCTGAAAAGATCTTTGTAATTCCACCAGCAAGAGTTCGTTATTTATCCGAAATTGCAGAAAGCAATAGAAGTTATGATGACACAGTTGATGAACAAGTTTTGGTTGCTCAAAAATTATATGGAATTCATCAAACGATAGAATCGATTACAAATTCTTCTGCAGAACTTATTAAAACTGGTTTAGATGAAGATGTTATTATAAATCAAATTAAAGAAGACGAAAAAGATTTTGTAAAACTTTTATTGGCGCAATTCGAAAAAGTAAAAATGAATTTAAACCCATTCAATTGGGAAATCATTTTAAACTGGTCTGAAAAAGTTCAAAAATATAAAGACCCAATTTATACGTTTAAAGTTCGTGATAAGGAAATTAAGATTGAAACACATTCTGAATCGCTGTCTCATTCTCAAATTCCAAAAATAGCCTTACCAAAATACCAAGCTTGGGGAGATTTGTTACGTTGGAACTTGCAAGAAAATGTTCCTGGAGAATTCCCATTTACAGCAGGTTTATATCCGTTTAAAAGAACTGGAGAAGACCCAACAAGAATGTTTGCTGGTGAAGGAGGCCCAGAAAGAACCAACAGACGTTTTCATTATGTGAGTTTAGGAATGGATGCAAAACGTTTATCAACCGCTTTTGATTCTGTAACTTTATATGGAAATGACCCTGGACACAGACCTGATATTTATGGTAAAATTGGAAATGCAGGTGTTTCTATTTGTTGTTTAGATGATGCTAAAAAATTGTATTCTGGTTTTGATTTAAGTCATCATATGACTTCTGTTTCTATGACGATTAATGGCCCAGCACCTATGTTGTTAGGCTTCTTTATGAATGCTGCTATTGATCAGAATTGTGAGAAATACATCAAAGAAAATAATCTTGAAAAAGATGTTGAAGCGAAGTTTAACGAAATTTATGAATCTAAAGGTTTAAATAGACCTGTTTATCAAGGTAAATTACCTGAAGGAAACAATGGTTTAGGGTTGATGTTGTTAGGTTTAACTGGAGATTTAGTTTTACCTGAAGATGTGTATCAACAAATAAAGAAAGACACGTTAGCGCAAGTTAGAGGAACTGTA
The DNA window shown above is from Polaribacter sp. Hel_I_88 and carries:
- a CDS encoding methylmalonyl-CoA mutase family protein, yielding MEQSAPYKPKHKVRIVTAAALFDGHDAAINIMRRIIQSTGVEVIHLGHDRSVEEVVNCAIQEDVNAIAITSYQGGHMEYFKYMFDLLKEKGAGHIKIFGGGGGVILPEEIKELMDYGITRIYAPDDGRAMGLQGMINDLVQKSEEAHPNLPKGKELQSDSKDTRKVCNEDGDWLLSLGNDKVLENLKNKNVNTIARLISLAENNHEDFNKIFNHNSDSSSPLGKLDGAPVLGITGTGGSGKSSLVDELVRRFLIDFPEKTVGLISVDPSKRKTGGALLGDRIRMNAINNERVYMRSLATRQSNLALSKYVNEAVQVLKAAEFDLIILETSGIGQSDTEIIEHSDTSLYVMTPEFGAATQLEKIDMLDFADLVAINKFDKRGALDAVRDVKKQYMRNNNLWDVHMDDMPVFGTIASQFNDPGMNTLYKSIMDKLVEKTNADLKSTMEITKEMSEKIFVIPPARVRYLSEIAESNRSYDDTVDEQVLVAQKLYGIHQTIESITNSSAELIKTGLDEDVIINQIKEDEKDFVKLLLAQFEKVKMNLNPFNWEIILNWSEKVQKYKDPIYTFKVRDKEIKIETHSESLSHSQIPKIALPKYQAWGDLLRWNLQENVPGEFPFTAGLYPFKRTGEDPTRMFAGEGGPERTNRRFHYVSLGMDAKRLSTAFDSVTLYGNDPGHRPDIYGKIGNAGVSICCLDDAKKLYSGFDLSHHMTSVSMTINGPAPMLLGFFMNAAIDQNCEKYIKENNLEKDVEAKFNEIYESKGLNRPVYQGKLPEGNNGLGLMLLGLTGDLVLPEDVYQQIKKDTLAQVRGTVQADILKEDQAQNTCIFSTEFALRLMGDVQEYFIEKQVRNFYSVSISGYHIAEAGANPITQLALTLSNGFTYVEYYLSRGMDINKFGPNLSFFFSNGIDPEYSVIGRVARKIWAKAMKNKYGANSRAQMLKYHIQTSGRSLHAQEIDFNDIRTTLQALYAINDNCNSLHTNAYDEAITTPTEESVRRAMAIQLIINKELGLTKNENPIQGAFIIEELTDLVEKAVLDEFDRITERGGVLGAMETMYQRSKIQEESMYYETLKHNGEFPIIGVNTFLSSKGSPTVQPAEIIRASEEEKQFQIQTKELLNKANPNKVVEQIAILQEAAIQNENLFEKLMEATKVCSLGQITEALFKVGGQYRRNM